One window from the genome of Halodesulfovibrio sp. MK-HDV encodes:
- a CDS encoding Lrp/AsnC family transcriptional regulator: MKIDKLSFQIAGQLLEGRKSFREIAQELAVAENTVRSRINKMQKEGVMDIVARLDVEKLPGHTMVFTGVLLDERDLFAKCQELSQLRGVVSGAVVTGRFDIILTLLLRDGFGLLEFYSEEMSKIEGIRSVESFVVYKGSNLMTPYILDPNTLPE; encoded by the coding sequence ATGAAAATTGATAAGTTGAGCTTTCAGATTGCCGGACAACTTCTCGAAGGGCGAAAGTCATTCAGAGAGATTGCACAGGAACTTGCTGTTGCGGAAAACACCGTACGTTCCCGTATTAACAAAATGCAGAAAGAAGGCGTGATGGATATTGTCGCGCGTCTTGATGTAGAAAAACTCCCCGGCCATACCATGGTATTTACGGGTGTATTGCTTGATGAACGCGATCTTTTTGCGAAATGTCAGGAACTTAGCCAATTACGCGGCGTTGTTTCAGGCGCAGTTGTGACAGGTCGATTTGATATTATTTTGACCCTGCTGCTTCGGGATGGATTCGGACTGTTAGAATTCTACTCTGAAGAAATGTCCAAGATTGAAGGGATTCGTTCTGTGGAAAGCTTTGTTGTATATAAAGGCTCAAACTTAATGACACCATACATCCTCGACCCGAATACACTCCCTGAGTAA